The Nitrospiraceae bacterium genome segment ACGCCTTTTTTATACCCTGGCCTGAAATCCTGCATAAAGAATTCAACAGAATATTTATCCTGCATTCTTTTTCCGACATCGACTATTATGTCGAATTTCTGGTATGGGCTGACGAGCATGGAAGTTGTGAATCCGTCCATATTCATCTCTCTTGCTTTCTTTGCTGTCTCCTCAAGTCTCATCCTGTAACATTTCTCGCATCTGTTCTCGATATCACTGGAAGTCACTTTCAGAAAATCTCTCAGTCCATAATTATCCACAAATTCGATCTCAAGCCCCCACATTCTGCTTAAATTTTTTACTGCATCAAGCCTAAGTGTATATTCAGTGTGCGGGTGTATATTGGGGTTAAACCACAAGCCTTTCACAAATATTCCTTCAGAAGCCAGTTTCCTGACTGGGTACAGACTGCAGTTTGCACAGCAGATATGCATCAAAAGCTTCATAGTTTATTATAAATCATTTGAAGGGATTGCCACATCAGAATCACCTTAAGGGGAATATTGAATTACCTTACCTTTTCAGCAATCCTTGCACTGTCGGGAAGAGCCCTATATTCGTATGCGGGAGGAAGAGAGCTGACATATATTCGTCCATAAAATTCCTTGAGGTTGAAAGTTCTATGTAGGTCATTTTTCTCGCAATATCCTCTGCCTCTTTCCGAAGCCTCTCTGAGAGTACGCAAAGATATGCTCCTGTTATAGATGTATTGCCGAGAAACTTGAACTTTTCTCTTGGAAGGTCAGGGAGCATTCCGAGTATGACTGCTTTTTCAACATCAAGAAAATTCCCAAAGCCGCCTGCAATATAGATGTGCTCTATGTTATCGAGAGTAAAACCAACTTCTTTTATGAGCAGAGAAACCCCTGCGTACATCGCTGCCTTTGCTCTTAGAATGTTTTCAATGTCAACTTCTGTGAGTACAATATCCCTTTTGCCTTTGTATAGCACGAACTCCATCCCATCTTCTGATTTCTGTATCCTGTCAGTTTTATGGGAGGTTACAAATTTCCCTTTCATGTCTATAGCGCCTTTTAAGAACATCTCTGCAATGGCATCAATCATTCCTGATCCGCAGATTCCTGAAGGATTTACATTCCCTATAACTTTAAGTTTGGGCTCAAATGTATCAGCATCAAGCTTTACATCCTCGATTGCACCTTCAGTTGCCCGCATTCCGTGTTTTATTCCGCTTCCTTCAAAACACGGACCTGCCGAACACGCTGCTGTTACAAGCCATTCATTATTTCCTATTGCGATCTCGCCGTTTGTGCCAATATCCATAAACAAAGATATGTCTTTGCTTCGGTGCATATTAGATGCAAGCACTCCAGAGACAATATCTCCGCCCACGTAACTTGCAATGCATGGCAGTGTATAAACAGGCGCACTTGAATTAATCTGGATATTTGCCTTATCCGCCTTCCACAACGGGAAAAAATTAGCTGTCGGAATATAGGGTTCTTCTCTTATATGTCTTGGGTCAAGGCCCCAAAATATATGCAACATTATTGTATTGCCTGAGATAACTGCTGATTCGATCGAATTGTTTTTAAGATTGTGAGTTTCGATAATGGTCTGGATAATGTC includes the following:
- a CDS encoding epoxyqueuosine reductase QueH; the protein is MKLLMHICCANCSLYPVRKLASEGIFVKGLWFNPNIHPHTEYTLRLDAVKNLSRMWGLEIEFVDNYGLRDFLKVTSSDIENRCEKCYRMRLEETAKKAREMNMDGFTTSMLVSPYQKFDIIVDVGKRMQDKYSVEFFMQDFRPGYKKGVELSKELGLYRQKYCGCIFSEEERYMGKKNNVRE
- a CDS encoding ASKHA domain-containing protein, translating into MQIKLSTGKSFNASSDESLLIALKKNKIYLNAHCGGKGTCGKCKIQILEGDYRSEQTGKLSKTNKDKGILLACRTFPKTDMLIEIPEDSKLVIGDKIAISRSGDLAELFKKMDGVITPLVKRLDLKLTPPTIEDNISDLERIKRELLLNGISEIHFPYDFILSFADKARKRAWSINLAYYDEEALFIDEDSGKHRYAAAVDIGTTTIVVYLVDLNTGKLIDTGSTYNSQIKFGDDVITRIIYATEKNGLNELREEVVEDINDIIQTIIETHNLKNNSIESAVISGNTIMLHIFWGLDPRHIREEPYIPTANFFPLWKADKANIQINSSAPVYTLPCIASYVGGDIVSGVLASNMHRSKDISLFMDIGTNGEIAIGNNEWLVTAACSAGPCFEGSGIKHGMRATEGAIEDVKLDADTFEPKLKVIGNVNPSGICGSGMIDAIAEMFLKGAIDMKGKFVTSHKTDRIQKSEDGMEFVLYKGKRDIVLTEVDIENILRAKAAMYAGVSLLIKEVGFTLDNIEHIYIAGGFGNFLDVEKAVILGMLPDLPREKFKFLGNTSITGAYLCVLSERLRKEAEDIARKMTYIELSTSRNFMDEYMSALFLPHTNIGLFPTVQGLLKR